A genome region from Chlorobaculum tepidum TLS includes the following:
- a CDS encoding FeoC-like transcriptional regulator translates to MSLTDVREYLQRERSASLKQISSHFKADSSLVESMLDQWILKGRVVVKQRDVFGAACCGKCGGKEHIHYEWVYEWVE, encoded by the coding sequence ATGAGCTTAACTGATGTTCGTGAGTATCTCCAGCGGGAGCGGAGCGCTTCGCTGAAGCAGATTTCGAGCCACTTCAAGGCCGATTCGTCGCTGGTCGAGTCGATGCTCGATCAGTGGATTCTCAAAGGGCGCGTCGTGGTGAAGCAGCGCGATGTGTTCGGCGCGGCCTGTTGCGGCAAGTGCGGCGGGAAGGAGCATATCCACTACGAGTGGGTCTACGAGTGGGTCGAGTAA
- a CDS encoding FeoA family protein, translated as MKLSELKKGQSARIVAMPSSGRLRKRLNEMGMLVGEIVRIEGVAPLGDPVEMTVRGYRLSLRRSDIENITVEEVR; from the coding sequence ATGAAATTGTCTGAACTGAAAAAGGGCCAGTCCGCGAGGATTGTCGCCATGCCGTCTTCGGGTAGGTTGCGGAAGCGGCTGAACGAGATGGGGATGCTGGTCGGCGAGATCGTACGGATCGAGGGCGTTGCACCGCTTGGCGATCCGGTTGAGATGACCGTTCGCGGATACCGGCTGTCGCTGCGCAGGTCCGATATCGAGAACATCACGGTCGAGGAGGTGCGATGA
- the feoB gene encoding Fe(2+) transporter permease subunit FeoB, protein METAAQKQRVSAKVPTSPLKRIVAVVGNPNCGKTTIFNALTGLNQRVGNWPGVTVDKKSGRFRHDGQEYELVDLPGIYSLSSLSQDEEVARSYILSGEAGLVVNIVDASNPDRNLYLTSRLLEMGVPVVVALNMVDAAEEQGISVDPARLSSLLGCPVIPMVASRGEGIEELKAAIAKGFTTGGASVPSAKVRFPAELDAAIRRVAESTGTQARELGYDPVWFAMKLLEHDQELEKRLDGAALTSLFEERKRVADALGDDPDIVIADAHYRFVSELSAAAITRKESTRKTLSDKIDSLVLNRFLGIPLFLGVMYLMFLFTIKLGGAFIDFFDIAAGALFVDGFGRLLGAVGSPGWLTALLASGVGRALQTMATFIPTIGFMFIFLSMLEDSGYMARAAYVMDRGMRAIGLPGKAFIPLLVGFGCNVPAIMSARTMSDERDRIMTVMMTPFMSCGARLPVYALFAAAFFPTGGQNLIFLLYLMGIAVAIMTGFILKKTLLKGEPSPFIMEMPPYHLPTLKGVILRVGDRLGSFLLKAGKVLVPVIVVLGFMSSIGTDGSFGNEENENSVLVATGKAIVPVLQPFGIQEKNWPAAVGLFAGVFAKEAVVGTLNNFYAAKEAKAAVDGGGERFSLLAKLGEAVATIPENLAGIAGSLFDPLGINVGDLSDRGAVAKEQGVSASIYGSMVNRFDGRVGAFAYLVFILLYFPCVASIGVIYRETNLAWTLFSVVWTTGLAYVFAVLSYQIGTWGAHPGSSAAWVAAMLLVFAVAVTLMYLAGNGAFGRKGKILEEA, encoded by the coding sequence ATGGAGACAGCTGCACAGAAACAACGGGTGAGCGCGAAGGTTCCGACCTCACCGCTCAAGAGGATCGTAGCCGTGGTGGGTAATCCCAACTGCGGCAAGACGACGATTTTTAACGCCCTAACCGGGTTGAACCAGCGGGTTGGCAACTGGCCGGGCGTGACGGTCGATAAAAAGAGCGGACGCTTTCGCCACGATGGCCAAGAGTATGAGCTGGTCGATCTTCCCGGCATCTACTCGCTCTCGTCGTTGTCGCAGGACGAAGAGGTGGCGCGGAGCTACATCCTCTCCGGAGAGGCGGGTCTTGTTGTCAACATCGTCGATGCCTCCAACCCCGACCGAAACCTCTACCTTACCAGCCGCCTCCTTGAAATGGGCGTGCCGGTGGTGGTGGCGCTTAATATGGTTGATGCGGCTGAAGAACAGGGCATTTCGGTCGATCCAGCCCGGTTGTCGTCGCTGCTTGGCTGTCCCGTCATTCCGATGGTGGCGTCGCGTGGCGAGGGGATTGAAGAGCTGAAAGCGGCTATCGCAAAAGGATTTACGACTGGCGGTGCTTCTGTGCCCAGCGCGAAGGTGCGTTTTCCGGCAGAGCTCGATGCGGCGATCCGCCGGGTTGCGGAATCGACCGGTACCCAGGCCCGTGAGCTTGGCTACGATCCCGTATGGTTCGCCATGAAGCTGCTCGAACACGATCAAGAACTGGAGAAACGGCTTGATGGTGCGGCCCTTACGTCGCTCTTCGAGGAGCGGAAACGGGTTGCCGACGCGCTTGGCGATGATCCCGATATTGTGATCGCCGACGCGCACTACCGCTTCGTCTCCGAGCTTTCAGCGGCGGCCATTACCCGCAAGGAGAGCACCAGAAAAACGCTCTCCGACAAAATCGATTCCCTCGTGCTGAACCGTTTTCTCGGTATTCCGCTCTTTCTTGGCGTGATGTACCTGATGTTCCTTTTTACGATTAAGCTCGGTGGCGCGTTCATCGACTTTTTCGACATCGCTGCCGGAGCGCTGTTTGTCGATGGTTTCGGGCGACTGCTTGGCGCTGTCGGCTCACCCGGATGGCTTACAGCGCTGCTCGCCAGCGGCGTTGGCAGGGCGTTGCAGACGATGGCTACTTTCATCCCGACCATCGGTTTTATGTTCATCTTCCTGTCGATGCTCGAAGACTCCGGCTACATGGCCCGCGCGGCCTACGTGATGGATCGCGGGATGCGGGCTATCGGCTTGCCTGGCAAGGCGTTTATTCCGCTTCTGGTCGGCTTCGGCTGTAACGTGCCGGCGATCATGTCCGCCCGCACGATGAGCGACGAGCGCGACCGCATCATGACGGTGATGATGACCCCCTTCATGTCGTGCGGCGCAAGACTGCCGGTCTATGCGCTTTTCGCGGCGGCCTTTTTCCCTACTGGCGGGCAGAACCTCATCTTCCTGCTCTACCTGATGGGGATCGCCGTGGCGATCATGACCGGCTTCATCCTCAAAAAGACGCTACTCAAAGGTGAACCGTCGCCTTTCATCATGGAGATGCCGCCTTACCATTTGCCGACCCTCAAGGGTGTGATTCTCAGGGTTGGCGACCGGCTTGGCTCGTTTCTCCTGAAGGCGGGCAAGGTGCTGGTGCCGGTGATCGTGGTGCTCGGTTTCATGAGCTCCATCGGTACTGACGGCAGCTTCGGCAACGAAGAGAACGAAAACTCCGTGCTTGTCGCCACAGGCAAGGCGATCGTGCCGGTGTTACAGCCGTTCGGCATACAGGAGAAGAACTGGCCCGCTGCCGTTGGTCTTTTCGCTGGCGTGTTCGCCAAGGAGGCTGTGGTCGGTACGCTCAACAACTTCTACGCAGCGAAGGAAGCAAAGGCCGCGGTTGACGGTGGGGGAGAACGTTTTAGCCTCTTGGCGAAACTCGGCGAAGCGGTCGCCACGATTCCCGAGAATCTGGCGGGTATCGCCGGATCGCTGTTCGACCCGCTCGGCATCAATGTTGGTGACCTGAGCGATCGGGGCGCGGTGGCCAAGGAGCAGGGCGTCAGTGCGTCGATCTATGGCTCGATGGTCAACCGTTTCGATGGCAGGGTGGGTGCGTTCGCCTACCTGGTGTTCATCCTGCTCTACTTCCCGTGCGTGGCGTCCATTGGGGTGATTTATCGCGAAACCAACCTTGCCTGGACGCTCTTCTCCGTAGTGTGGACGACCGGTCTGGCGTACGTGTTTGCCGTGCTGAGCTATCAGATCGGTACGTGGGGGGCGCACCCCGGCTCATCCGCGGCGTGGGTTGCGGCAATGCTGCTGGTGTTCGCCGTCGCGGTGACGCTGATGTATCTGGCAGGAAACGGTGCGTTCGGGAGGAAAGGAAAGATTTTGGAAGAGGCTTGA
- a CDS encoding ferritin, with protein sequence MLSKTILDKLNHQVNFEAASAHLYLQMSAWLLTQSLDSTAAFFRAHAEEEKAHMMKLFDYINETGSLALIGEVATPAPEWKSHIELLEAAYNHELAITQSINDLVDTALREKDYSTFQFLQWYVAEQHEEEYLFSSMLHKARIINTMDGRALFRFDEEVRKSVLHHEHHQQKPMFLQVGPAPKHHDGHDGLHAHQHSSHWSGH encoded by the coding sequence ATGCTTAGTAAAACCATTCTCGATAAGCTCAACCATCAGGTTAACTTCGAAGCGGCTTCGGCGCATCTCTATCTGCAAATGAGCGCGTGGCTCCTGACGCAGTCGCTCGACAGCACAGCGGCTTTTTTCCGCGCTCACGCCGAGGAGGAGAAGGCGCACATGATGAAACTGTTCGATTACATCAACGAAACCGGCTCGCTGGCGCTGATCGGCGAGGTCGCCACTCCAGCGCCGGAGTGGAAGTCGCACATCGAGCTGCTCGAAGCGGCGTATAACCACGAACTGGCGATCACCCAGAGCATCAACGATCTGGTCGATACAGCCTTGCGGGAGAAGGACTACTCGACCTTCCAGTTCCTCCAGTGGTACGTGGCCGAGCAGCACGAGGAGGAGTACCTGTTCAGCTCGATGCTGCACAAGGCGCGAATCATCAACACGATGGATGGGCGGGCGCTGTTCCGCTTCGACGAGGAGGTACGCAAGTCGGTGCTTCACCATGAGCATCACCAGCAGAAGCCGATGTTCCTGCAGGTGGGCCCCGCGCCAAAGCACCACGATGGCCACGATGGCCTCCATGCTCATCAGCATTCGTCACACTGGTCCGGGCATTGA
- a CDS encoding FeoA family protein, producing the protein MVPLGMLGKGEVGEIINLRFGQHDAGAGFGRGHHYAHGRENGKRLAEMGFSVGQTIEVIENSPGMPLLVQVHDGRVAIGRGVAMRIMVRRVAS; encoded by the coding sequence ATGGTTCCGTTAGGAATGCTCGGCAAAGGGGAGGTTGGCGAGATCATCAATCTCCGATTCGGCCAGCATGATGCTGGCGCAGGGTTTGGGCGCGGTCATCATTACGCACATGGCCGCGAAAATGGAAAACGTCTGGCCGAGATGGGGTTTTCCGTCGGCCAGACCATTGAAGTCATCGAAAATAGTCCGGGGATGCCGCTTCTGGTGCAGGTGCACGATGGCAGGGTGGCTATTGGCCGGGGCGTTGCCATGCGTATCATGGTCAGGAGGGTTGCATCATGA
- a CDS encoding flavodoxin produces the protein MKKTAVVWASQTGNTKEAAELIATEIGRPDVDLFEVSREELLRLTEYDMLIIGTSTWGAGELPHGWREAVSALDQLDLTGKTVAFFGLGDQLVYGDWYVDAMGILHDRFVSRGAKVVGAWPSDTYEFSSSKALRDGMFVGLALDADNQEHLTRERIRRWVCSIRPYLS, from the coding sequence ATGAAAAAAACAGCCGTGGTCTGGGCGTCGCAGACCGGAAATACCAAAGAGGCCGCCGAGCTGATCGCCACTGAAATCGGGCGCCCCGATGTCGATCTGTTCGAGGTGAGCCGCGAAGAGCTGCTTCGTTTGACCGAATACGATATGCTGATCATCGGAACCTCGACCTGGGGCGCGGGCGAGCTTCCGCATGGGTGGCGGGAAGCTGTTTCCGCCCTTGACCAGCTCGATCTGACGGGCAAGACTGTCGCTTTTTTCGGGCTTGGCGACCAGCTCGTTTATGGCGATTGGTATGTCGATGCGATGGGGATTCTGCATGACCGCTTCGTTTCGCGTGGCGCGAAGGTGGTTGGCGCTTGGCCCAGCGACACCTACGAGTTCTCCTCCTCGAAAGCCTTGCGCGACGGGATGTTCGTCGGCCTCGCGCTCGATGCGGACAATCAGGAGCATTTGACGCGGGAGCGGATTCGGCGCTGGGTGTGCTCAATCAGACCGTATCTGTCATGA